A single region of the Malaclemys terrapin pileata isolate rMalTer1 chromosome 2, rMalTer1.hap1, whole genome shotgun sequence genome encodes:
- the LOC128832255 gene encoding uncharacterized protein LOC128832255 isoform X1 has protein sequence MGVYERERELGECVWERVCQCAVSLSRACRSLNACSVQQQLQHPLLSQREQQSLAPCPATPVQQRLRGWGEEDTVTSAFAWCCTADQEAGSQSGADWPAAAPCQCRDTVAEGTITLNFVLRDVSFQGYSHPYCLGPWRRFKLGRTTLRTEKEECHLYAIDSICWGLCRRHSKRPNIKMQSSKFPCFSSQFLYYDYLCLQFVTFKNGPDPTS, from the exons atgggtgtgtatgagagagaaagagagttggGGGAGTGTGTATGGGAGAGAGTGTGTCagtgcgctgtctctttaagccGAGCATGCAGGAGCCTGAACGCTTGTTCagtacagcagcagctgcagcacccACTCTTGAGCCAGAGGGAGCAGCAAAGCCTGGCTCCCTGTCCTGCCACCCCAGTTCAGCAGAGACTacgtgggtggggggaggaggatacTGTGACATCAGCCTTTGCCTGGTGCTGCACAGCAGATCAGGAGGCAGGCTCCCAATCTGGAGCAGATTGGCCAGCAGCGGCTCCATGTCAGTGCAGAG ATACTGTGGCTGAGGGAACTATAACCCTGAATTTCGTCTTACGAGATGTCAGTTTTCAAGGATACAG tCATCCCTATTGCTTAGGGCCATGGAGAAGATTCAAGCTGGGTAGAACAACCCTGAGGACAGAGAAGGAGGAGTGCCACCTCTATGCCATTGACTCCATCTGCTGGGGACTCTGTAGAAGACACTCCAA GAGGCCTAACATCAAGATGCAATCATCTAAGTTTCCCTGTTTTTCTTCACAATTTTTATACTATGACTACTTGTGTTTACAATTTGTCACATTTaaaaatgggcctgatccaacatccTAA
- the LOC128832255 gene encoding uncharacterized protein LOC128832255 isoform X2, whose product MGVYERERELGECVWERVCQCAVSLSRACRSLNACSVQQQLQHPLLSQREQQSLAPCPATPVQQRLRGWGEEDTVTSAFAWCCTADQEAGSQSGADWPAAAPCQCRDTVAEGTITLNFVLRDVSFQGYRRPNIKMQSSKFPCFSSQFLYYDYLCLQFVTFKNGPDPTS is encoded by the exons atgggtgtgtatgagagagaaagagagttggGGGAGTGTGTATGGGAGAGAGTGTGTCagtgcgctgtctctttaagccGAGCATGCAGGAGCCTGAACGCTTGTTCagtacagcagcagctgcagcacccACTCTTGAGCCAGAGGGAGCAGCAAAGCCTGGCTCCCTGTCCTGCCACCCCAGTTCAGCAGAGACTacgtgggtggggggaggaggatacTGTGACATCAGCCTTTGCCTGGTGCTGCACAGCAGATCAGGAGGCAGGCTCCCAATCTGGAGCAGATTGGCCAGCAGCGGCTCCATGTCAGTGCAGAG ATACTGTGGCTGAGGGAACTATAACCCTGAATTTCGTCTTACGAGATGTCAGTTTTCAAGGATACAG GAGGCCTAACATCAAGATGCAATCATCTAAGTTTCCCTGTTTTTCTTCACAATTTTTATACTATGACTACTTGTGTTTACAATTTGTCACATTTaaaaatgggcctgatccaacatccTAA